In Mercenaria mercenaria strain notata chromosome 14, MADL_Memer_1, whole genome shotgun sequence, the following are encoded in one genomic region:
- the LOC123526767 gene encoding ras-like GTP-binding protein RhoL codes for MESDKVKERIFRCSIVGDSFVGKTTLIKQFLGEESTDGPIPTQLQILNCSYFLFMFFSIGNIHTADGFYTVSIFDTTGQHDMDGLRHFPYAQSDTIIVCYSVIDRTSFNNVLQVWIPEIKKYTLKGTHIVLVATHCDRIDIKSAAAIRSEGMSLAKKIGAFRFVEASKYDFETMSKLFEAIVMKIVKRE; via the exons atggaaagcgATAAAGTTAAAGAGAGAATTTTTCGATGTTCCATAGTAGGAGACAGTTTTGTTGGAAAAACTACTTTGATTAAACAGTTCCTGGGAGAAGAAAGCACTGATGGACCGATACCTACG CAACTGCAAATCTTAAATTGTTCttatttcttgtttatgtttttttccaTAGGAAATATTCATACTGCAGATGGTTTCTATACGGTCAGCATTTTTGACACAACTGGACAACATGACATGGATGGATTACGTCACTTCCCGTATGCCCAAAGCGATACAATTATCGTCTGCTACTCTGTTATTGACCGGACATCTTTTAACAACGTCTTACAGGTTTGGATTCCAGAAATTAAGAAATACACACTAAAAGGCACACATATCGTTCTGGTAGCAACACATTGTGACAGGATTGATATCAAGTCTGCAGCTGCCATACGGAGTGAAGGAATGTCACTAGCAAAAAAGATTGGTGCATTTCGCTTTGTGGAGGCCTCAAAGTATGATTTCGAAACTATGTCCAAACTTTTTGAGGCCATTGtaatgaaaattgtgaaaagAGAGTAA